One segment of Thermodesulfovibrio sp. 3907-1M DNA contains the following:
- a CDS encoding SufD family Fe-S cluster assembly protein: protein MPVSKKYLEEIRKRAEKALNKPAVYGEDIDLTKFQKYIERSKIESLELLPELAKEAALMAGVDVEEKERSGSYLQMDHSVVYKRLSKLYEGKVELMSTNEAVESYDWLEEYFWRIVQPDTDKYTAQVALNPTHGYFIRILPGQKLDYPLQTCLMIAEGYISQNVHNIIIVEEGAELHVITGCTLSRSDATGIHLGISEFYVKKGGKLFFTMIHNWAENFYVRPRTAVMVEEDGVYVNNYALLKPVKSIQSFPVVYLKGDRASARFNTVIYGLKDSYIDLGSKIIFEGKDTKGESLARTIADHKSVIYSRGDLIAKTREYCMGRLDCRGIIFSKEASIYAIPQLISYGADRADLSHEASIGPISEEQVEYLMSRGMTKDEATSLITSGFLNLDIPFLPEIIDKHIKEVIQITSKESM from the coding sequence ATGCCAGTAAGCAAGAAATACTTAGAGGAAATCCGCAAAAGAGCTGAAAAAGCCTTAAACAAACCAGCAGTTTATGGAGAGGATATAGATTTAACAAAATTTCAAAAATACATTGAAAGAAGCAAAATTGAGTCTCTTGAGCTTCTTCCAGAGCTTGCAAAAGAAGCTGCATTGATGGCAGGCGTTGATGTGGAGGAAAAAGAGCGTTCAGGCTCTTATCTACAGATGGACCACTCAGTAGTATATAAAAGGCTGAGTAAACTTTATGAAGGCAAGGTTGAACTGATGAGCACAAATGAAGCAGTTGAATCCTATGACTGGCTTGAAGAGTATTTCTGGAGAATTGTTCAGCCTGATACTGATAAATACACTGCTCAGGTTGCATTAAATCCTACGCATGGATACTTTATAAGAATTCTGCCAGGGCAGAAGCTTGATTATCCACTTCAAACCTGTCTGATGATTGCAGAAGGCTATATTAGCCAGAATGTCCATAATATAATTATTGTTGAAGAAGGAGCAGAGCTTCATGTAATTACAGGTTGCACTCTTTCAAGGTCTGACGCAACTGGAATCCATCTTGGAATTTCAGAGTTTTATGTTAAAAAAGGTGGAAAGCTTTTCTTCACAATGATACATAACTGGGCTGAAAACTTTTATGTTAGACCAAGAACAGCAGTTATGGTTGAAGAAGACGGAGTTTATGTAAACAATTATGCTCTGCTAAAACCCGTAAAATCCATTCAGTCATTTCCCGTGGTTTATTTAAAAGGAGACAGAGCCTCAGCAAGGTTTAATACAGTAATTTACGGGCTTAAAGATTCATACATTGACCTTGGCTCTAAAATAATCTTTGAGGGGAAAGACACCAAAGGAGAATCTCTTGCAAGAACCATTGCTGACCATAAAAGTGTTATTTACTCCCGTGGTGATCTTATTGCAAAAACAAGAGAATACTGTATGGGTAGACTTGACTGTAGAGGTATTATATTTTCAAAAGAAGCATCTATATATGCAATACCCCAGCTTATTTCGTATGGAGCAGATAGAGCAGACCTTTCCCATGAAGCATCAATAGGTCCTATATCAGAGGAACAGGTTGAGTATCTTATGTCAAGGGGAATGACAAAGGATGAGGCAACAAGCCTTATTACAAGCGGATTTCTGAATCTTGACATACCATTCCTGCCTGAAATAATAGACAAACATATAAAGGAAGTGATTCAGATAACATCAAAGGAGTCAATGTAA
- a CDS encoding ABC transporter ATP-binding protein, producing the protein MLLQVQNLRTFYKNAAIIDDINFHVKKGEIFSIVGESGSGKTLTGLSIINLLPDYFRVTGRLIFKNTDILALDSSQIRKIRGKEISCIFQDPMVSLNPVLKAGYQVAEMFIYHFNMSEKEAIKRTEQIFNELKIAHIINNYPHQLSGGMRQRVMIAMAIACEPELIIADEPTTALDVTVQEEILDLLYFLIKEKEKAMILITHDMNILGEYADRMMVMYAGRIMEMGDVEEIFKNPLHPYTRALLDCMPVEGKKIEGIPGSVPDLKNLPQGCVFYPRCKYKGKECRVEPPSLREVAPGHLVRCFLH; encoded by the coding sequence GTGCTACTTCAGGTTCAAAATCTAAGGACATTTTATAAAAATGCTGCTATCATAGATGATATCAATTTTCATGTAAAAAAGGGTGAGATATTTTCTATTGTTGGCGAGAGTGGCAGCGGAAAAACTCTAACAGGACTCTCAATAATAAATCTTTTGCCAGATTATTTCAGAGTTACGGGCAGATTAATATTTAAAAATACAGATATTCTTGCTCTTGATTCTTCTCAGATAAGAAAAATCAGAGGTAAAGAGATTTCCTGTATATTTCAGGACCCTATGGTCTCTTTAAATCCTGTTCTGAAAGCAGGCTATCAGGTCGCAGAGATGTTTATCTATCATTTTAATATGTCTGAGAAAGAAGCAATAAAAAGAACGGAACAAATATTTAACGAGCTTAAAATAGCCCATATAATCAATAACTATCCCCATCAGCTTTCAGGTGGAATGCGTCAGAGAGTTATGATAGCAATGGCAATAGCATGTGAGCCCGAGCTTATAATAGCGGACGAACCCACTACTGCACTGGATGTAACTGTGCAGGAAGAAATTCTTGATCTTCTTTATTTTTTAATTAAAGAAAAGGAAAAAGCCATGATTTTAATAACTCATGACATGAACATTCTTGGCGAGTACGCTGATAGAATGATGGTTATGTATGCAGGGAGAATCATGGAGATGGGAGATGTGGAGGAGATTTTTAAAAATCCTCTGCATCCTTATACCCGAGCTCTTCTGGATTGCATGCCTGTAGAAGGAAAGAAAATAGAAGGCATTCCGGGTAGTGTTCCGGACCTTAAAAATTTACCTCAGGGATGCGTATTTTATCCAAGATGTAAATATAAAGGGAAGGAGTGCAGGGTTGAGCCTCCTTCCCTTCGTGAGGTAGCTCCCGGACATCTTGTCCGATGCTTTTTACATTGA
- a CDS encoding HU family DNA-binding protein: protein MKKSELIERVSQKIDILTKKQIETIIDMIFDCMTETLSRGEKIEIRGFANFKVKQRPERTARNPKTGEKIKVPAQRAIHFKMSKALREALNK, encoded by the coding sequence ATGAAAAAATCAGAGCTAATTGAAAGGGTTTCTCAAAAAATTGATATTTTAACAAAAAAACAAATTGAGACAATAATAGATATGATTTTTGATTGTATGACAGAAACCCTATCAAGGGGTGAAAAGATTGAGATAAGAGGATTTGCCAATTTTAAAGTAAAACAAAGACCTGAAAGAACTGCAAGAAATCCAAAAACAGGTGAGAAGATTAAAGTTCCAGCTCAGAGAGCAATACATTTTAAAATGAGCAAAGCTCTTCGGGAAGCTTTAAATAAGTGA
- the sppA gene encoding signal peptide peptidase SppA: MKNKPLKILFIIIGILLLLSLIITIMESGLSPGKVAIVNIKGVIVDSKQAIDEIKQYRKDPSIKAIVIRVDSPGGAVVPSQEMYEEIKRTISVKPVVVSMGSVAASGGYYISCPATKIIANPGTLTGSIGVLIEIPNIKGLLDKIGVKAEVIKSGRYKDITSPFKPLQSDEKEVLQRLIDDVHEQFIKAVAEGRKIPVEKVRKIADGRVFTGLKAKELGLVDEIGDLDYAIKVAAQLAKIKGEPEIVTKKSTLLIELLKSDTESLIKKILPYIQVYYLYSPVLQN, translated from the coding sequence ATGAAAAATAAACCGCTTAAAATATTATTTATTATCATTGGAATTCTGCTTTTGTTGAGCCTTATTATAACCATTATGGAAAGCGGGCTTTCTCCTGGCAAAGTGGCTATCGTTAATATTAAAGGTGTTATTGTAGACTCTAAGCAAGCAATTGATGAAATAAAACAATACAGAAAGGATCCCTCAATAAAAGCTATTGTAATACGTGTGGATAGCCCTGGTGGTGCTGTTGTTCCATCACAGGAAATGTATGAAGAAATAAAAAGAACAATCTCTGTGAAACCTGTTGTAGTTTCTATGGGTTCTGTAGCTGCCTCAGGAGGCTATTATATTTCCTGCCCTGCTACAAAAATAATTGCTAATCCAGGAACACTTACAGGCTCAATAGGAGTATTGATAGAGATACCCAATATAAAAGGTTTGCTTGACAAAATTGGAGTTAAGGCAGAAGTTATAAAAAGTGGCAGATACAAAGACATTACATCTCCTTTTAAGCCTTTACAGAGTGATGAAAAAGAAGTATTGCAAAGATTGATAGATGATGTTCATGAACAGTTTATCAAAGCTGTGGCTGAAGGAAGGAAAATTCCAGTAGAAAAAGTAAGAAAAATAGCTGATGGAAGAGTATTCACAGGACTGAAAGCTAAAGAGCTCGGACTTGTAGATGAGATAGGTGATCTTGATTATGCAATAAAAGTGGCTGCTCAGCTTGCTAAAATAAAAGGTGAACCAGAGATAGTAACGAAGAAATCAACGCTGTTAATTGAACTTTTAAAAAGTGATACTGAGTCATTGATAAAAAAGATTTTGCCTTATATACAGGTTTATTATTTATATTCACCGGTATTGCAGAATTAA
- a CDS encoding 30S ribosomal protein S1: MQSEISEKQELESLYEASLSHLERGEIVKGKIIGVRNDGVIVDVGYKFEGIIPLNEFSEEELKNVKEADQIEVFIEKIDDAQGVISLSRERALKIKGWEILMDAYEKGQPVEVKVTGKTKGGVLTLFYGINGFIPASLLELRKPRNLDEYTGKTFKVKIEKIEPPKNLYGQWRNLKTSLIFSRKAYLQEEREKLKKEISEKIREGLKIKGVVKNITNYGVFVDLGGLDGFLHISDISWGKVKHPSQFFETGKEYEFIVLKVDSETERITLGYKQKNPDPWENIEKKYLPGMKVRGKVTKIEEFGIFVELEEGVEGLIHLSELDWTTPKHPTYYAEVDEWINVKVLDIDKEKRKISLSLKQLKPKPWEVVAKKYKVGDRITGRVKTITDFGVFVRLPEGVDGLIHISDISWTKHVDHPSQFFKKGQKIEAVILNLEPEKEKLSLGVKQLTEDPWINEIPERFKVGEVYNAKVIKQTEHGLFVDIEGIVEGLVYNSEIDKSKPVKEGDEIKVVVVKVDRDKRKIGLSMKKTGENEK, encoded by the coding sequence ATGCAGAGTGAGATCAGTGAAAAACAAGAATTGGAAAGTCTCTATGAAGCCTCACTTTCTCATTTAGAAAGAGGAGAGATCGTAAAAGGTAAAATAATAGGAGTAAGAAATGATGGAGTAATAGTGGATGTGGGATATAAATTTGAGGGAATTATCCCACTCAATGAATTTTCAGAAGAAGAGCTGAAGAATGTTAAAGAAGCAGATCAAATAGAGGTTTTTATTGAAAAAATAGATGATGCCCAGGGAGTAATATCTCTGTCAAGAGAAAGGGCATTGAAAATAAAGGGATGGGAAATTCTTATGGATGCTTATGAAAAAGGACAGCCTGTTGAAGTAAAGGTTACTGGAAAAACAAAGGGAGGCGTTTTAACGCTCTTTTATGGTATAAATGGTTTTATACCTGCTTCATTGCTTGAACTGAGAAAACCGAGAAATCTTGATGAATACACAGGAAAAACTTTTAAAGTAAAGATAGAAAAAATTGAGCCGCCCAAAAATCTTTATGGACAGTGGAGAAATCTTAAAACTTCTTTAATTTTTTCAAGAAAAGCTTATCTACAGGAAGAAAGGGAAAAACTTAAAAAGGAAATATCTGAAAAAATAAGAGAAGGACTGAAAATAAAAGGCGTTGTGAAAAATATAACAAACTATGGAGTTTTTGTTGATCTTGGCGGGCTTGATGGTTTTCTTCATATTTCTGACATATCCTGGGGCAAAGTTAAACATCCTTCTCAGTTTTTTGAAACAGGTAAGGAGTATGAATTTATTGTATTGAAAGTTGACTCGGAGACTGAAAGAATAACACTTGGATATAAGCAGAAAAATCCTGATCCATGGGAAAATATTGAAAAAAAATACCTACCAGGCATGAAAGTTAGAGGGAAAGTAACAAAAATTGAGGAGTTTGGTATTTTTGTTGAGCTTGAAGAGGGAGTTGAAGGACTGATTCATTTAAGTGAACTTGACTGGACAACTCCAAAGCATCCAACATATTATGCAGAAGTGGATGAATGGATAAATGTAAAAGTTCTTGATATTGATAAAGAAAAGAGAAAAATCTCTCTAAGCCTTAAACAACTGAAGCCCAAACCATGGGAAGTGGTTGCTAAAAAATACAAAGTGGGCGATAGGATTACAGGAAGAGTAAAAACAATAACAGATTTTGGAGTATTTGTAAGACTGCCAGAAGGAGTTGATGGACTCATTCATATATCTGACATTTCATGGACAAAACATGTTGACCATCCCTCACAATTTTTTAAAAAAGGACAAAAAATTGAGGCTGTTATTTTAAATTTAGAACCTGAAAAGGAAAAACTTTCACTGGGCGTAAAACAGCTTACTGAAGATCCATGGATTAATGAAATTCCAGAGAGGTTTAAAGTTGGAGAAGTTTACAATGCCAAGGTAATTAAACAAACTGAACACGGATTATTTGTTGATATTGAAGGAATTGTTGAAGGATTGGTTTATAACTCTGAGATTGATAAAAGCAAACCTGTGAAAGAAGGAGATGAAATAAAGGTTGTGGTTGTAAAAGTAGACAGAGATAAAAGAAAAATCGGATTAAGCATGAAAAAGACAGGAGAAAATGAAAAATAA
- the ispH gene encoding 4-hydroxy-3-methylbut-2-enyl diphosphate reductase, translated as MLKEIVLVEGAGFCFGVKRAIDIAFDVARKHKDGVFTLGPIIHNPRVVEKLKDLGVYPIDDIHEKNIKTLIIRAHGIPKENSEEIKKLGIEVIDATCPFVKKAQSLAAKLASEGYQVLIIGDREHPEVKGIFSYAGEKAAVIGSDETPALNKKIGIIQQTTQPISKVKEIVNKIVNSQNEFEEIRIFNTLCNFTSRRLEATEKVAREVDVMIVVGGKNSANTTQLANLCRKIGVKTYHIEDAQEIDKDWVKSAKKIGITAGASTPQWIIDEVIDKIKSL; from the coding sequence ATGTTAAAAGAGATTGTTCTTGTAGAAGGTGCTGGTTTTTGTTTTGGAGTAAAAAGAGCTATTGACATCGCCTTTGATGTTGCTAGAAAACATAAAGACGGCGTTTTTACCTTAGGACCTATCATTCATAATCCTCGGGTTGTAGAAAAACTTAAAGATTTAGGCGTTTATCCCATAGATGATATCCATGAAAAAAACATAAAAACATTGATAATCAGAGCTCATGGAATCCCGAAGGAAAACTCTGAAGAGATTAAAAAGCTCGGTATTGAGGTTATTGATGCCACATGTCCTTTTGTAAAAAAAGCTCAGAGTCTTGCTGCAAAATTAGCATCTGAAGGTTATCAGGTTCTCATTATCGGTGACAGGGAACATCCTGAAGTTAAAGGAATTTTCAGTTATGCCGGTGAAAAAGCTGCTGTAATAGGCTCTGATGAAACTCCAGCTTTAAATAAAAAAATTGGTATAATTCAACAGACAACTCAGCCAATCTCAAAGGTTAAGGAGATAGTAAACAAAATAGTAAACTCCCAAAATGAATTTGAAGAGATAAGAATTTTCAACACTTTATGTAATTTTACATCCAGAAGGCTTGAGGCAACAGAGAAAGTTGCCCGAGAAGTTGATGTTATGATTGTTGTAGGAGGTAAAAATAGTGCAAATACAACCCAGCTTGCCAATCTTTGTAGAAAGATTGGTGTAAAAACATATCATATAGAAGATGCTCAAGAGATTGACAAAGACTGGGTTAAATCTGCTAAAAAAATTGGTATTACAGCAGGAGCATCAACTCCTCAGTGGATTATTGATGAAGTAATTGATAAAATAAAAAGTTTATAA
- the cmk gene encoding (d)CMP kinase, with amino-acid sequence MKKVIAIDGPSGAGKSTVSRQVAKALGFQYLDTGALYRAVAYYFFKKFQNIDDFSLLTEHEIERELSNIKIYYENGRVFLSDEDVSELIRDPKVGAVTSELSAKKIIREFLLPLQRSFAEKMNLVAEGRDMTTVVFPDAWKKFYLDASPEERAHRRFEQLIQSGKKITFDEALRDVIERDKRDSSRKDAPLRISKDAFYIDTSRLTAQEVVSIILKKVAEDD; translated from the coding sequence ATGAAAAAGGTAATAGCAATTGATGGACCTTCTGGTGCTGGTAAAAGCACTGTTTCAAGACAGGTAGCTAAAGCATTGGGCTTTCAATATCTTGATACAGGCGCTCTATACAGGGCTGTGGCATACTATTTTTTTAAGAAATTTCAGAACATTGATGATTTTTCACTGTTAACAGAGCATGAAATAGAAAGAGAGCTTTCAAATATAAAGATTTACTATGAAAATGGTAGAGTCTTTTTATCTGATGAAGATGTCTCAGAGTTAATTAGAGACCCCAAAGTTGGTGCTGTTACATCAGAGCTTTCTGCTAAAAAGATTATAAGAGAGTTTTTACTGCCTCTTCAGAGAAGCTTTGCAGAAAAGATGAATCTTGTTGCTGAAGGAAGAGATATGACAACAGTTGTTTTTCCTGATGCGTGGAAAAAGTTTTATCTGGACGCATCCCCAGAAGAAAGAGCCCACAGAAGATTTGAGCAACTCATACAATCAGGTAAAAAAATAACCTTTGATGAAGCATTAAGAGATGTTATTGAAAGAGACAAAAGAGACTCCTCCCGTAAAGATGCTCCCTTAAGAATCAGTAAAGATGCTTTTTATATTGATACATCAAGGCTTACAGCTCAGGAAGTTGTATCAATCATTTTAAAAAAAGTTGCAGAGGATGACTGA